A window of Echeneis naucrates chromosome 13, fEcheNa1.1, whole genome shotgun sequence contains these coding sequences:
- the ilvbl gene encoding 2-hydroxyacyl-CoA lyase 2, with protein MESFGAIGTFLGCSAGFAVCGLLFAACKLGLLYQLFHKTETQSPRHGGESVAEVLRAHGVKYVFTLVGGHISPILVACEKMGIRIVDTRHEATAVFAADAVARLSGTVGVAAVTAGPGLTNTVTAVKNAQMAESPLLLIGGAAGTLLQGRGALQDIDQMSLFKPLCKFCASIRTIREIVPTVRKALAIAQSGTPGPVFIEFPIDTLYPYHLVSKEFGVKNPPKGLMGKIISWYLTNHLTNLFAGAWETRDVSPLPVDIPQATDDQVQRCIELVSRAKKPVILLGSQTTLPPTPVDDIRTALEDLGIPCFLGGMSRGMLGKDSPIHIRQNRRDALKEADVVLLAGTVCDFRLSYGRVLNRRSKIIAVNRDGTQLLKNSDMFWKPTIAIQGDAGSFLVRLSKGLKGHRCPEEWPQSLKAGDVTKENANRAKADQKTEHHLNPLKVLHHVDELMAEDSIIVADGGDFVGSAAYIMRPRGPMRWLDPGAFGTLGVGGGFALGAKLCRPESEVWIVYGDGSLGYSVAEFDTFTRHKAPVIAVVGNDACWSQISREQVPILGSNVACGLAFTDYHIVADGYGGKGYLIGRKDEDRLNDIIKQAQKETREGKATLLNVLIGKTNFREGSISV; from the exons ATGGAGTCATTCGGAGCCATCGGCACGTTTCTTGGATGCTCTGCGGGCTTTGCGGTGTGTGGGCTTCTGTTTGCAGCCTGCAAACTTGGCTTACTCTACCAGTTGTTCCACAAG ACTGAAACACAGAGTCCACGACACGGTGGAGAGAGCGTGGCGGAGGTCCTCCGTGCCCATGGGGTCAAATACGTTTTCACTCTGGTTGGTGGACACATCTCGCCGATCCTGGTGGCCTGTGAGAAGATGGGCATCCGGATCGTGGACACCAGACACGAGGCCACTGCTGTCTTTGCTGCCGATGCTGTGGCAAGACTCTCAG GCACTGTTGGTGTTGCAGCTGTGACTGCTGGGCCGGGCCTCACCAACACTGTGACGGCGGTGAAGAATGCTCAGATGGCTGAATCACCATTGCTTCTCATAGGGGGAGCTGCTGGCACACTACTACAG GGAAGAGGAGCGCTGCAAGATATCGACCAGATGTCTCTCTTCAAACCACTGTGTAAGTTTTGTGCctccatcaggaccatcagagAGATCGTGCCTACGGTCAGGAAGGCCCTGGCCATTGCCCAGTCTGGAACCCCTGGTCCTGTGTTCATAGAGTTCCCCATTGACACACTCTACCCCTACCACCTGGTGTCCAAAGAGTTTGGGGTCAAGAACCCTCCCAAAGGCCTGATGGGAAAAATCATCTCATG GTACCTCACTAACCATCTAACGAACCTGTTTGCTGGAGCCTGGGAGACCAGGGATGTGTCCCCGCTTCCTGTTGACATCCCACAAGCCACAGATGATCAG GTACAGAGGTGTATAGAGCTGGTGAGTCGAGCCAAGAAACCTGTGATTCTCCTGGGAAGCCAAACAACACTACCCCCAACACCAGTAGATGACATTAG GACAGCATTGGAGGACCTGGGCATCCCCTGCTTCCTTGGTGGCATGTCTCGCGGCATGCTTGGTAAAGACAGTCCCATCCATATCAGACAGAACAGGAGAGATGCGCTGAAAGAGGCTGATGTCGTGCTTTTAGCAG GCACAGTGTGTGACTTCCGCCTGAGCTACGGCAGAGTTCTCAACAGACGCAGCAAGATCATTGCTGTCAACAGAGATGgaacacagctgctgaaaaactcagaTATGTTCTGGAAACCAACTATAGCAATTCAGG GGGATGCAGGTTCATTCCTAGTGCGGCTTTCAAAAGGTCTGAAGGGCCATCGCTGTCCAGAGGAATGGCCTCAGAGCCTCAAAGCAGGAGACGTGACCAAAGAAAATGCTAACAG GGCTAAAGCTGATCAAAAGACAGAACACCACTTAAATCCTCTGAAAGTCCTCCACCATGTGGATGAGCTGATGGCTGAGGACAGCATCATTGTTGCCGATGGGGGTGATTTTGTTGGGAGTGCGGCTTACATCATGAGACCGAGAGGACCTATGCGCTGGCTGGATCCAG GAGCCTTCGGAACCCTAGGAGTTGGAGGAGGATTTGCCCTGGGGGCAAAATTATGTCGACCTGAATCTGAG GTATGGATAGTGTACGGTGATGGATCTCTAGGATACAGTGTCGCAGAGTTTGATACTTTCACCAGACACAAG GCACCAGTTATAGCTGTGGTGGGAAATGATGCGTGTTGGAGTCAGATCTCCAGAGAGCAGGTTCCCATCCTTGGCAGCAACGTTGCATGTGGCCTTGCATTTACAG ATTATCATATTGTGGCAGATGGTTATGGCGGTAAGGGCTATCTCATAGGGCGTAAGGACGAGGACAGGCTAAACGACATCATCAAACAGGCTCAGAAGGAGACCCGAGAGGGCAAAGCTACACTTCTCAATGTTCTGATAGGGAAGACCAACTTTAGAGAGGGCTCTATCTCTGTTTAG
- the LOC115052517 gene encoding beta-galactosidase-1-like protein 2: MSTHSEDIRTSGFLSEHQPEVRTMSHSEGLRADSSQFTLEGEPFRILGGSIHYFRVPRAYWGDRLLKMKACGLNTLTTYVPWNLHEPERGTFNFQDQLDLRAYVSLAADMGLWVILRPGPYICAEWDLGGLPSWLLQDKDMQLRTTYPGFVDAVNLYFDKLVSIIKPLMYEEGGPVIAVQVENEYGSFAKDGKYIPLIKNCLQTRGINELLLTSDNWEGLRYAAVEGVLKTINLQRLSFGAIQHLADMQPQKPIMVMEYWSGWFDVWGEHHHVFHAEDMLAVVSEILQRGISINLYMFHGGTSFGFMNGAMDFGTYRPQVTSYDYDAPLSEAGDCTLKYQLLRNLFSQYYSEPLPEAPSPQEKRAYDTVVIFQHLSLWDSLHFTDKPYRSERPVNMESLPVNNGNGQSYGYTLYETTISSGGILNSRNNIRDRAWVFVDKQCVGSLGYKTQELTVPDGEGERMLSVLVENCGRVNYGKALDEQRKGIVGDILLNHTPLRGFTIFCLDMKPTFMKRLTQSGQWESDLKSSSVPGFFQARLYVDGPPRDTFIRLPGWGKGAVFVNGQNLGRYWFIGPQHFLYLPGPWLRSGENQIIVFEEQKADDKILFAENPEHGKTTDVYKLPFCTLL, from the exons ATGTCCACACACAGCGAGGATATTCGCACTTCCGGG TTCCTCTCAGAGCACCAACCTGAAGTGAGGACAATGAGCCATTCAGAGGGTCTGAGGGCCGACTCGTCTCAGTTCACTCTGGAGGGAGAGCCTTTTCGGATCCTGGGAGGCTCCATCCATTACTTCCGAGTTCCCAGGGCCTACTGGGGGGACCGGCTGCTGAAGATGAAGGCCTGTGGCCTCAATACTCTCACAAC atatgtGCCATGGAACCTCCATGAGCCTGAAAGAGGTACATTCAACTTTCAGGATCAGTTGGACCTCAG AGCGTATGTCAGTTTAGCAGCAGACATGGGTCTCTGGGTCATCCTGCGTCCTGGACCTTATATTTGTGCTGAATGGGATTTGGGCGGTCTGCCGAG CTGGTTGTTGCAGGATAAAGACATGCAGCTGAGGACAACATATCCTGGATTTGTAGATGCTGTCAACCTTTACTTTGACAAGCTTGTCTCCATTATCAAACCTTTGATG TATGAAGAAGGAGGTCCAGTCATTGCTGTTCAAGTTGAAAATGAGTATGGATCATTTGCAAAGGATGGCAAGTACATCCCATTAATTAAGAAT TGTCTACAGACCAGAGGGATCAATGAGCTCCTGCTGACTTCAGACAACTGGGAGGGCTTGAGATACGCAGCAGTAGAAGGAG TTCTAAAAACAATAAACCTTCAGAGACTGTCATTTGGAGCCATCCAGCACTTGGCTGACATGCAG CCCCAGAAACCAATAATGGTGATGGAGTACTGGTCCGGGTGGTTCGATGTCTGGGGGGAGCACCACCATGTGTTCCACGCTGAGG ACATGCTGGCTGTGGTGTCAGAAATCCTGCAAAGAGGCATTTCCATCAATCTGTACATGTTTCATGGTGGAACCAGCTTTGGCTTCATGAATGGAGCAATGGACTTTGGTACCTACAGACCGCAGGTCACCAGTTATG ATTATGATGCTCCCTTATCCGAGGCTGGAGACTGCACTCTAAAATATCAGCTGTTGAGGAATTTATTCAGCCAGTACTATT CTGAGCCTCTTCCTGAAGCGCCCTCTCCTCAGGAGAAGAGAGCTTATGACACTGTTGTAATCTTTCAGCACCTGTCACTGTGGGACAGCCTTCACTTCACAGACAAG CCATACAGGTCAGAGAGGCCAGTGAACATGGAGAGTCTACCTGTCAACAATGGCAATGGTCAGTCATATGGTTACACACTGTATGAAACCACCATCAGCAGTGGAGGAATCCTCAACTCCAGGAACAACATCCGAGACAGAGCTTGG GTTTTTGTGGACAAACAATGTGTTGGCAGTTTGGGCTATAAGACTCAAGAGCTGACTGTCCCTGACGGAGAG GGTGAAAGGATGTTGAGCGTACTTGTGGAGAACTGCGGAAGAGTGAACTACGGAAAAGCTCTGGATGAACAGCGCAAAG GTATTGTGGGAGACATTCTGTTGAATCACACCCCGCTGAGAGGATTCACCATCTTCTGTTTAGATATGAAGCCAACCTTTATGAAACG ATTAACACAGTCAGGTCAGTGGGAGTCTGACTTAAAGTCGTCCTCCGTTCCAGGGTTTTTCCAGGCCAGGCTCTATGTGGATGGGCCTCCCAGAGACACCTTCATCAGGCTCCCT GGTTGGGGTAAAGGAGCGGTGTTTGTTAATGGGCAGAACCTTGGACGGTACTGGTTCATCGGTCCTCAGCATTTTCTTTACCTGCCAGGTCCTTGGCTCAGAAGTGGAGAGAATCAG ATCATCGTTTTCGAGGAACAGAAAGCAGATGACAAAATACTGTTTGCTGAAAATCCTGAGCATGGAAAGACAACTGATGTTTACAAGCTCCCCTTTTGCacactgctgtga